From Pseudomonas sp. stari2, a single genomic window includes:
- the copD gene encoding copper homeostasis membrane protein CopD, translating to MSDALVLCRFLHFIVVLMLFGAWLFRPLLLKGETPALDRHLARLARWLAAVALVSGVAWALLITASMAGSAAAAFNPATIELVLGHTFFGQVWRWHLLINALLLALLFTPWRSNQPLRLGLSALLLMTLAPVGHGAMLDGFSGQMLILNQVIHLTCVGAWLGGLLMLVMILRQSGETVRYVLQHFSGVGYGLVAGLLITGLINVRVLTGQWWPTPLFSGFALILLIKALLVLGMLGLALLNRLRIRDCEQRVDTLKRSVMLEWLLGIGAVAAVSVLGTLPPMIAA from the coding sequence ATGAGTGACGCGCTGGTGTTGTGCCGGTTCCTGCATTTCATCGTGGTGTTGATGCTGTTCGGGGCCTGGCTGTTCCGGCCGCTGCTGCTCAAGGGTGAAACGCCGGCACTGGATCGACACCTGGCGCGGCTGGCTCGCTGGTTGGCGGCGGTCGCGCTGGTCAGCGGCGTCGCCTGGGCGTTGCTGATCACCGCGAGCATGGCCGGTTCGGCAGCTGCGGCATTCAATCCGGCCACCATCGAGCTGGTGCTGGGCCATACGTTTTTCGGTCAGGTGTGGCGCTGGCATCTGCTGATCAATGCATTGTTGCTGGCGTTGCTGTTTACCCCGTGGCGTTCGAACCAACCATTGCGGCTGGGCCTGAGTGCGTTGCTGCTGATGACGCTGGCACCGGTCGGACACGGGGCGATGCTCGACGGTTTCAGCGGCCAGATGTTGATCCTCAATCAAGTGATTCATCTGACCTGTGTCGGTGCCTGGCTCGGCGGGCTGTTGATGCTGGTGATGATCCTGCGCCAGTCCGGCGAAACGGTGCGCTACGTCTTGCAGCACTTCAGCGGGGTTGGCTACGGGTTGGTTGCCGGTCTGCTGATCACCGGATTGATCAACGTGCGCGTCCTCACCGGTCAGTGGTGGCCGACGCCGTTGTTCTCGGGATTCGCCCTGATCCTGCTGATCAAGGCCTTGCTGGTGCTCGGAATGCTTGGGCTGGCGCTGCTCAATCGCTTGCGCATCCGTGATTGCGAACAGCGCGTCGACACCCTCAAGCGCAGCGTGATGCTCGAATGGTTGCTGGGGATCGGCGCCGTGGCGGCGGTTTCCGTGCTCGGCACCCTGCCCCCGATGATCGCTGCCTGA
- a CDS encoding Zn-dependent hydrolase — MNAAVDVLQSTHQHINRDRLWASLMELAKLGATVKGGVCRLALTDLDRQARDLFVQWCKGAGCSVTVDEVGNIFARRPGRNPNLPPVMTGSHIDTQPTGGKFDGCFGVLAGVEVLRTLNDLGVETEAPLEVVVWTNEEGSRFAPCMMGSGVFAEKFTLEETLAKVDSDGITVGEALNAIGYAGPRKVSGHKVGAYFEAHIEQGPILEDEQKTIGVVLGALGQKWFDLKLRGVEAHAGPTPMHLRKDALVGASVIVGAVNRAALGHQPHACGTVGCLQAYPGSRNVIPGEVRMTLDFRHLEPARLDSMIAEVKQVIEATCEEHGLTYELTPTADFPPLYFEKGCVEAVRGAAKGLGLSHMDIVSGAGHDAIFLAELGPAGMIFVPCEGGISHNEIENAAPDDLAAGCAVLLRAMLAASAAVAGGQRAA, encoded by the coding sequence ATGAACGCAGCCGTAGACGTTCTGCAATCGACCCATCAGCACATCAACCGCGACCGCTTGTGGGCGTCGCTCATGGAGCTGGCGAAGCTCGGCGCCACGGTCAAGGGCGGGGTCTGTCGCCTGGCCCTGACCGACCTCGACCGCCAGGCCCGCGACCTGTTCGTGCAGTGGTGCAAGGGCGCCGGTTGCAGCGTCACGGTCGATGAAGTCGGCAACATCTTCGCCCGTCGGCCCGGTCGCAATCCGAACCTGCCGCCGGTGATGACCGGCAGTCATATCGACACCCAGCCCACCGGCGGCAAGTTCGACGGTTGCTTCGGCGTGCTGGCGGGGGTCGAAGTGTTGCGCACCCTCAATGACCTTGGCGTGGAAACCGAGGCGCCGCTGGAAGTGGTGGTCTGGACCAACGAAGAAGGCTCGCGCTTCGCCCCGTGCATGATGGGCTCCGGCGTGTTCGCGGAAAAATTCACTCTCGAAGAAACATTGGCCAAGGTTGATTCCGACGGCATAACGGTCGGCGAAGCGCTGAACGCCATCGGCTACGCCGGGCCGCGCAAGGTCAGCGGGCACAAGGTCGGCGCCTATTTCGAAGCACACATCGAGCAAGGCCCGATTCTTGAGGACGAACAGAAAACCATCGGTGTGGTACTCGGCGCCTTGGGGCAGAAGTGGTTCGACTTGAAACTGCGTGGCGTCGAAGCCCACGCCGGTCCGACCCCGATGCACCTGCGCAAGGATGCTCTGGTCGGTGCTTCGGTGATCGTCGGCGCAGTCAATCGCGCTGCCCTCGGCCATCAACCTCACGCCTGCGGCACGGTCGGTTGCCTGCAAGCCTATCCGGGCTCGCGCAACGTCATTCCGGGGGAAGTGCGCATGACTCTCGACTTCCGGCATCTGGAACCGGCACGCCTCGACTCGATGATCGCCGAGGTCAAGCAAGTCATCGAAGCGACCTGCGAAGAACACGGCCTGACCTACGAGCTGACCCCGACCGCCGATTTCCCGCCGCTGTACTTCGAAAAAGGCTGCGTCGAAGCCGTCCGCGGCGCCGCCAAAGGTCTAGGCCTGTCGCACATGGACATAGTCAGCGGCGCCGGCCATGACGCGATTTTCCTCGCCGAACTCGGCCCGGCCGGGATGATCTTCGTGCCGTGCGAGGGCGGCATCAGCCACAACGAAATCGAAAACGCCGCGCCGGACGATCTGGCGGCGGGCTGTGCGGTGTTGTTGCGGGCGATGCTGGCGGCTTCGGCGGCGGTGGCGGGTGGGCAACGAGCGGCGTGA
- the copC gene encoding copper homeostasis periplasmic binding protein CopC, producing MSMKNLFTAGALLASLVVTSQAFAHAHLKSQTPGADSTVAAPTDLRLVFSEGVEASFTKVTVTHDGKPVAVKPLTTEGDKKTLIVTPEAPLTAGEYKVEWHAVSVDTHKSEGAYQFKVGQ from the coding sequence ATGTCGATGAAAAACCTGTTCACCGCTGGCGCGCTGCTGGCTTCGCTGGTTGTCACTTCCCAGGCCTTCGCCCACGCCCATCTGAAAAGCCAGACCCCGGGCGCCGACAGCACCGTCGCGGCACCGACGGATCTGCGTCTGGTGTTTTCCGAAGGCGTCGAAGCCAGCTTCACCAAAGTCACCGTGACCCACGACGGCAAGCCGGTGGCGGTCAAACCGCTGACCACCGAAGGTGACAAGAAGACCCTGATCGTCACCCCCGAAGCACCGCTGACCGCAGGCGAATACAAGGTCGAATGGCACGCCGTATCCGTCGACACGCACAAGAGCGAAGGCGCCTATCAGTTCAAGGTTGGCCAGTAA
- a CDS encoding NCS1 family nucleobase:cation symporter-1 has product MQQNRSQVTERDGLFELEAGSDVLDSPRYNQDMAPTKVRERTWNKWHITALWVGMSICVPTYTLGGVLTAYFGLTVGEALLAILFANIIVLIPLTLNAFPGTKYGIPFPVLLRSSFGILGSNVPCLIRALVACGWFGIQTMFGGLAIHLFLGSVFEGWKSLGGTGEVIGFMIFWTLNLWVVIRGAESIKWLETLSAPLLVAVGIGLLVWAMPNVSMTELLAIAPKRPEGASVVSYFAAGLTAMVGFWATLSLNIPDFSRYARSQKDQILGQIFGLPLTMFLFAALGVVMTAASVKLVGVSVSDPVTLIGHIQSPVWVAVAMALIIIATLSTNTAANIVSPTNDFQNIAPKVINRTKAVILTGFVGLALMGHELLKKLGLIVSDVSLETVYSNWLLGYSSLLGPIAGIMVVDYFLIKKQQLDLAGLYRDDVYPAWNWAGFIAFGVPVVLTLLSLGSSAFSWFYSYGWFTGSALGGLIYYGLCAMRTSPVIVKSPL; this is encoded by the coding sequence ATGCAACAGAACAGATCGCAAGTGACCGAGCGCGACGGCTTGTTCGAACTCGAAGCCGGCAGCGACGTCCTCGACAGTCCCCGTTACAACCAAGACATGGCACCGACCAAGGTGCGCGAACGAACCTGGAACAAATGGCACATCACCGCCCTGTGGGTCGGCATGTCGATCTGCGTGCCGACCTACACTCTGGGCGGCGTACTCACCGCGTATTTCGGTTTGACCGTCGGCGAGGCGCTGCTGGCGATTCTGTTCGCCAACATCATCGTCCTCATCCCGCTGACGCTGAATGCGTTTCCCGGCACCAAATACGGCATTCCGTTTCCGGTGCTGCTGCGCTCGTCCTTCGGGATTCTCGGCTCCAACGTGCCGTGCCTGATCCGCGCGCTGGTGGCGTGTGGCTGGTTCGGCATCCAGACCATGTTCGGCGGGCTGGCGATTCATCTGTTTCTCGGGTCGGTGTTCGAGGGCTGGAAATCCCTCGGCGGTACGGGGGAGGTGATCGGTTTCATGATCTTCTGGACGCTGAACCTGTGGGTGGTGATCCGTGGCGCCGAGTCGATCAAATGGCTGGAAACCCTTTCGGCGCCGCTGCTGGTGGCGGTCGGTATCGGGTTGCTGGTGTGGGCCATGCCGAATGTGTCGATGACCGAGTTGCTGGCGATTGCGCCGAAACGTCCCGAGGGCGCGAGCGTGGTCAGCTACTTTGCCGCCGGGCTGACCGCGATGGTCGGTTTCTGGGCCACATTGTCGTTGAACATTCCTGATTTCAGCCGTTATGCCCGTAGCCAGAAGGATCAGATTCTCGGGCAGATTTTCGGCCTGCCGCTGACCATGTTCCTGTTCGCCGCGCTGGGCGTGGTGATGACCGCGGCATCGGTGAAACTGGTGGGCGTCAGCGTTTCCGATCCGGTGACTCTGATCGGCCATATCCAGAGCCCGGTGTGGGTTGCGGTAGCCATGGCGCTGATCATCATCGCCACGCTGTCGACCAACACCGCCGCCAACATCGTCTCGCCGACCAACGACTTCCAGAACATCGCGCCCAAGGTCATCAACCGCACCAAGGCGGTGATCCTCACCGGGTTCGTCGGCCTGGCGTTGATGGGCCATGAACTGTTGAAGAAACTTGGATTGATCGTCTCCGATGTCAGCCTGGAAACCGTGTATTCGAATTGGCTGCTGGGCTATTCCAGCCTGCTCGGGCCGATTGCCGGGATCATGGTGGTGGACTATTTCCTGATCAAGAAACAGCAACTGGACCTGGCCGGCCTGTACCGCGACGACGTGTACCCGGCGTGGAACTGGGCCGGGTTCATCGCGTTCGGCGTGCCGGTGGTACTGACCCTGCTGTCGCTGGGAAGCAGCGCGTTCAGCTGGTTTTACAGCTACGGCTGGTTCACCGGCTCGGCGCTGGGCGGGTTGATCTATTACGGGTTGTGCGCGATGCGGACGAGCCCGGTCATCGTCAAATCGCCGTTGTAA
- a CDS encoding TetR/AcrR family transcriptional regulator, with protein sequence MGNHKIEIRRTNVDKILLAAEKVFAEKGFGGTAMADIAAEVQLPRSNLHYYFSTKSELYSAVLFDLLEVWKQDALCFEMFDDPRVVLSSYIRAKMNHSRSRPYGSKVWANEIIHGAPTLGEALDVSLYDWAKMKEAKIRQWVEDKRILPVEPSSLLYMIWASTQHYADFDHQVNILNEHQPLSDMQFERAVQTVTSVILRGIGLEP encoded by the coding sequence ATGGGCAATCACAAGATCGAAATCCGCCGCACCAACGTCGACAAGATTCTGCTGGCGGCGGAAAAAGTCTTCGCCGAAAAAGGTTTCGGTGGCACCGCCATGGCGGACATCGCTGCTGAAGTGCAGCTGCCGCGATCCAACCTGCATTACTACTTTTCAACCAAGAGCGAGTTGTACAGCGCCGTGCTGTTCGACCTGCTGGAGGTGTGGAAGCAGGACGCGCTGTGCTTCGAGATGTTCGACGATCCGCGCGTGGTGCTCAGCAGCTACATCCGCGCCAAGATGAATCACTCGCGCAGCCGGCCCTACGGCTCGAAAGTCTGGGCCAACGAAATCATCCACGGCGCGCCGACCCTGGGCGAGGCGCTGGATGTCAGCCTGTACGACTGGGCGAAGATGAAAGAGGCGAAGATCCGGCAGTGGGTGGAGGACAAGCGGATTCTACCGGTGGAACCGTCGAGCCTGCTGTACATGATCTGGGCGTCGACCCAGCACTATGCCGACTTTGATCATCAGGTGAATATCCTGAATGAGCATCAGCCGTTGTCGGACATGCAGTTCGAGCGGGCGGTACAGACGGTGACGAGTGTGATTTTGCGGGGGATCGGGTTGGAGCCTTGA
- a CDS encoding NAD(P)-dependent oxidoreductase — protein MIETLNHLPHPHESAAALAGHFTDLAPPLNDRQAHLEASRCLYCYDAPCVNACPSEIDIPSFIRNIHQDNVQGAAQKILSANILGGSCARVCPTEILCQQACVRNNAHECAPVLIGLLQRYAVDNAHFTEHPFQRSAATGKRIAVVGAGPAGLSCAHRSAMHGHDVVIFEAREKAGGLNEYGIAKYKLVDDYAQKELDFLLQIGGIEIRHGQKLGENLTLSELHQQFDAVFLGLGLNASKQLGLAHEDAPGLLAATDYIRELRQTDDLSQLPLAEHCIVLGAGNTAIDMAVQMARLGARDVNLVYRRGAADMGATGHEQDIAKANQVRLLTWAQPDEVLLDAQGKVRGMRFARTHLVEGRLQTTGETFELAADAIFKAIGQAFDGSALADPLARELKRQGERIQVDENLRTSIPGVYAGGDCTSLDQDLTVQAVQHGKRAAEAINAQLMLNVEAA, from the coding sequence GTGATCGAGACCCTGAACCATCTCCCGCACCCGCACGAAAGTGCGGCCGCCCTCGCCGGCCATTTCACCGATCTGGCGCCGCCGCTCAACGACCGTCAGGCACATCTGGAAGCCTCGCGCTGCCTGTATTGCTACGACGCGCCGTGCGTGAATGCGTGCCCGAGCGAGATCGATATCCCGTCGTTCATCCGCAATATCCATCAGGACAACGTGCAGGGTGCGGCGCAGAAAATCCTCTCGGCAAACATCCTCGGCGGCAGTTGCGCCCGGGTCTGTCCGACCGAAATCCTTTGCCAGCAAGCCTGCGTGCGCAACAACGCCCATGAATGCGCGCCAGTGCTGATTGGCTTGCTGCAACGCTACGCCGTGGACAACGCGCACTTTACCGAGCATCCGTTTCAGCGCTCCGCCGCTACTGGCAAACGCATCGCCGTGGTCGGTGCCGGCCCGGCGGGGCTGTCCTGTGCCCATCGCAGCGCCATGCACGGTCACGACGTGGTGATTTTCGAAGCGCGGGAAAAGGCTGGCGGGCTCAACGAATACGGAATCGCCAAGTACAAACTGGTCGACGACTACGCGCAGAAAGAGCTGGATTTCCTCCTGCAAATCGGCGGCATCGAAATCCGCCACGGCCAGAAACTCGGTGAAAACCTGACCTTGAGCGAACTGCATCAGCAATTCGACGCGGTGTTCCTCGGTCTCGGCCTCAATGCGAGCAAACAACTCGGCTTGGCCCACGAAGACGCGCCCGGCCTGCTCGCCGCCACCGACTACATCCGCGAACTGCGCCAGACCGACGACCTGTCGCAACTGCCGCTGGCCGAACACTGCATCGTCCTCGGCGCCGGCAACACCGCTATCGACATGGCCGTGCAAATGGCCCGCCTCGGTGCCCGCGACGTCAACCTGGTTTATCGCCGTGGTGCGGCGGACATGGGCGCCACCGGCCATGAGCAGGACATCGCCAAGGCCAATCAGGTGCGGCTGCTGACCTGGGCGCAACCAGACGAAGTGCTGCTCGATGCTCAAGGCAAGGTGCGCGGGATGCGTTTCGCCCGTACCCATCTAGTGGAAGGTCGCCTGCAAACCACTGGCGAGACCTTCGAGCTGGCCGCCGACGCGATCTTCAAAGCCATCGGCCAGGCCTTCGACGGCAGCGCCCTCGCCGACCCGCTGGCCCGTGAGCTGAAACGTCAGGGAGAACGGATTCAGGTCGATGAAAACCTGCGCACCAGCATTCCAGGTGTGTACGCCGGCGGCGACTGCACCAGCCTCGATCAGGACCTGACCGTGCAAGCGGTGCAACACGGCAAGCGCGCCGCCGAGGCGATCAACGCTCAACTGATGCTCAACGTGGAGGCTGCGTAA
- a CDS encoding HlyD family secretion protein produces the protein MTEPTTTTTNAIAATPEGVAPPSSPNTEPRSLRVRIISSLGFAAIAIVGVLIVLYAWQLPPFSSAVETTENALVRGQVTIIGPQLSGYVYEVPVQDFQFVKAGDLLVRLDDRIYQQRLDQSLAQLAVQKAALANVVQQRNSAEATIKLRQAVVADSEAQLRKSEADLRRNSALVNDGSVSKREMDVALAANAQSIASVAQAKANLEIARQDLQTVIVNRGSLEAAVASAEATVQLARIDLSNTRIIAPRDGQLGQIGVRLGAYVNSGAQLMALVPDQKWVIANMKETQMDNVRVGQPVSFTVDALNHRKFTGHVQHISPGTGSEFALLQADNATGNFVKIAQRVPVRVTIDPDQQEIERLRPGMSVVVSIDTAKGDTQKH, from the coding sequence ATGACCGAACCGACCACCACGACCACAAATGCCATTGCCGCCACGCCTGAAGGTGTGGCACCGCCGTCATCGCCGAACACCGAGCCGCGCTCGTTGCGTGTGCGGATCATCTCGTCGTTGGGCTTTGCCGCGATTGCCATCGTCGGCGTGCTGATCGTGCTGTATGCGTGGCAGTTGCCGCCGTTCAGCAGTGCAGTCGAAACCACTGAAAACGCCTTGGTGCGGGGGCAGGTGACGATCATCGGCCCGCAGCTCAGTGGTTATGTCTATGAAGTGCCGGTGCAGGATTTCCAGTTCGTGAAGGCCGGCGATCTGCTGGTACGTCTCGATGACCGGATTTATCAGCAGCGTCTCGACCAGTCGCTGGCGCAACTGGCGGTGCAGAAAGCCGCGTTGGCCAATGTGGTGCAACAACGCAACAGCGCCGAGGCGACCATCAAACTGCGGCAGGCGGTGGTGGCCGACAGCGAGGCGCAGTTGCGCAAAAGCGAGGCTGACCTGCGCCGCAACAGCGCGCTGGTCAACGATGGCTCGGTGTCCAAACGCGAGATGGACGTGGCGCTGGCCGCCAACGCGCAAAGCATTGCGTCTGTAGCGCAGGCCAAGGCCAATCTGGAAATCGCCCGGCAGGATCTGCAAACGGTGATCGTCAATCGCGGCTCGCTGGAGGCCGCGGTGGCCAGTGCCGAGGCCACCGTGCAACTGGCGCGGATCGACCTGTCCAACACCCGCATCATTGCCCCGCGTGACGGCCAGCTCGGGCAGATCGGCGTGCGCCTCGGTGCCTACGTCAATTCCGGGGCGCAACTGATGGCGCTGGTGCCGGACCAGAAGTGGGTGATCGCCAACATGAAAGAGACCCAGATGGACAACGTGCGGGTCGGGCAACCGGTGAGCTTCACCGTCGATGCGCTGAACCACCGCAAATTCACCGGCCACGTTCAGCACATCTCGCCCGGCACCGGTTCGGAGTTCGCGTTATTGCAGGCCGACAACGCTACCGGCAACTTCGTGAAGATCGCCCAGCGGGTACCGGTACGAGTGACCATCGATCCGGACCAACAGGAAATCGAGCGTTTGCGGCCGGGAATGTCGGTGGTGGTCAGCATCGATACGGCGAAGGGTGATACTCAGAAACACTGA
- a CDS encoding GNAT family N-acetyltransferase, whose protein sequence is MTIRKRIAADDPQLAALWERSVRATHDFLPEDDIHRLFPLVRDTYLPALDVQVFENPDHSPAGFIATDDDTVQMLFIDPTRRGQGIGRRLLDHVRRPLLKVDVNEQNPQAHGFYRHYGFEDIGRSALDGEGRPFPVIHMRLKAL, encoded by the coding sequence ATGACCATTCGAAAGCGCATCGCTGCGGATGATCCGCAACTCGCCGCGCTGTGGGAGCGCTCGGTCCGCGCCACCCACGATTTCCTCCCGGAAGACGACATCCACCGGCTGTTCCCGCTGGTGCGTGACACCTACCTGCCCGCCCTGGATGTGCAGGTTTTCGAGAACCCCGACCACTCCCCGGCAGGTTTCATCGCCACCGACGACGACACCGTGCAGATGCTGTTCATCGACCCGACCCGGCGTGGCCAGGGGATCGGCCGGCGCTTGCTCGACCACGTCCGCCGCCCGCTGCTGAAGGTCGACGTCAACGAACAGAACCCGCAGGCCCACGGCTTCTACCGGCACTACGGATTCGAAGACATCGGTCGCTCGGCACTCGACGGCGAAGGCCGGCCGTTTCCGGTCATTCACATGCGCCTGAAAGCCTTGTGA
- the hydA gene encoding dihydropyrimidinase, whose amino-acid sequence MSLLIRGATVVTHDESYRADVYCADGVIKAIGENLDVPTGAEVLDGGGQYLMPGGIDPHTHMQLPFMGTVASEDFYSGTAAGLAGGTTSIIDFVIPNPQQSLLEAFHQWRGWAEKSASDYGFHVAITWWSEQVREEMAELVSHHGINSFKHFMAYKNAIMAADDTLVASFERCLELGAVPTVHAENGELVYHLQRKLMAQGITGPEAHPLSRPSQVEGEAASRAIRIAETIGTPLYLVHVSTKEALDEITYARSKGQPVYGEVLAGHLLLDDSVYQHPDWQTAAGYVMSPPFRPRGHQEALWHGLQSGNLHTTATDHCCFCAEQKAAGRDDFSKIPNGTAGIEDRMAVLWDEGVNSGRLSMQDFVALTSTHTAKIFNLYPRKGAIRVGADADLVLWDPQGTRTISAKTHHQQVDFNIFEGKTVRGVPSHTVSQGKVVWADGDLRAERGAGRYIERPAYPAVFDLLSKRAELHKPVAVKR is encoded by the coding sequence ATGTCTCTGTTGATCCGTGGCGCCACCGTTGTTACCCATGATGAAAGTTACCGCGCCGATGTCTATTGCGCTGACGGCGTGATCAAAGCCATTGGTGAAAACCTGGATGTTCCCACCGGCGCCGAAGTGCTCGACGGCGGCGGCCAATACCTGATGCCCGGCGGCATCGATCCGCACACCCACATGCAGCTCCCGTTCATGGGCACCGTGGCCAGCGAAGACTTCTACAGCGGCACCGCTGCTGGCCTGGCCGGCGGCACCACCTCGATCATCGATTTCGTGATTCCCAATCCGCAGCAGTCGCTGCTCGAAGCCTTTCACCAGTGGCGTGGCTGGGCGGAGAAATCGGCGTCCGACTACGGCTTCCATGTCGCGATTACCTGGTGGAGCGAGCAAGTCCGCGAGGAAATGGCCGAGCTGGTCAGCCATCACGGGATCAACAGCTTCAAGCATTTCATGGCCTACAAGAACGCGATCATGGCCGCCGACGACACGCTGGTCGCAAGCTTCGAACGCTGCCTGGAACTCGGTGCGGTGCCGACCGTGCACGCGGAAAACGGCGAGCTTGTCTATCACCTGCAACGCAAGTTGATGGCCCAGGGCATCACCGGGCCAGAAGCGCATCCGCTGTCACGACCCTCGCAGGTCGAAGGCGAAGCGGCAAGTCGGGCGATCCGCATCGCTGAAACCATCGGCACGCCGCTGTACCTGGTGCACGTCTCGACCAAGGAAGCCCTCGACGAAATCACCTATGCCCGCAGCAAGGGCCAACCGGTCTACGGTGAAGTGCTGGCCGGGCATCTGCTGCTGGACGACAGCGTCTACCAGCACCCGGACTGGCAGACCGCTGCCGGCTACGTGATGAGCCCGCCGTTCCGTCCGCGCGGGCATCAAGAGGCACTGTGGCATGGTCTGCAGAGCGGCAATCTGCACACCACCGCCACCGACCATTGCTGCTTCTGCGCCGAGCAGAAAGCCGCTGGCCGCGACGACTTCAGCAAGATCCCCAACGGCACCGCCGGCATCGAAGACCGCATGGCGGTGTTGTGGGATGAAGGAGTGAATTCGGGGCGGTTGTCGATGCAGGACTTCGTCGCCCTCACCTCCACCCACACCGCCAAGATCTTCAACCTCTACCCGCGCAAGGGCGCGATCCGCGTCGGCGCCGATGCCGACCTGGTGCTGTGGGACCCGCAAGGCACCCGCACCATCTCCGCCAAGACCCACCATCAGCAAGTGGACTTCAACATCTTCGAAGGCAAGACCGTGCGTGGTGTGCCGAGCCATACCGTCAGCCAGGGGAAAGTGGTCTGGGCCGATGGCGACCTGCGCGCCGAGCGCGGTGCGGGCCGATATATCGAACGGCCGGCGTATCCGGCGGTATTTGATTTGCTGAGCAAGCGGGCTGAGTTGCACAAACCTGTGGCCGTCAAACGCTGA
- the preA gene encoding NAD-dependent dihydropyrimidine dehydrogenase subunit PreA, producing the protein MADLSIVFAGIKAPNPFWLASAPPTDKAYNVVRAFEAGWGGVVWKTLGEDPAAVNVSSRYSAHYGNNREVLGINNIELITDRSLEINLREITQVKKDWPDRALIVSLMVPCVEESWKHILPLVEATGADGIELNFGCPHGMPERGMGAAVGQVPEYVEQVTRWCKTYCSLPVIVKLTPNITDIRVAARAAHRGGADAVSLINTINSITSVDLEHMVALPTVGSKSTHGGYCGSAVKPIALNMVAEIARDPQTQGLPICGIGGIGSWRDAAEFIALGSGAVQVCTAAMLHGFRIVDEMKDGLSRWMDSQGYASIAEFSGRAVGNTTDWKYLDINYQVIAKIDQQACIGCGRCHIACEDTSHQAISSLKQADGTHKYEVIDDECVGCNLCQITCPVADCIEMVPMETGKPFLDWNHDPRNPYHVSA; encoded by the coding sequence ATGGCCGATCTTTCGATTGTCTTCGCCGGAATCAAAGCCCCCAACCCGTTCTGGCTGGCCTCCGCGCCGCCGACCGACAAGGCCTACAACGTGGTGCGCGCCTTCGAGGCGGGCTGGGGCGGCGTGGTCTGGAAAACCCTGGGTGAAGACCCGGCGGCGGTCAACGTGTCCTCGCGCTACTCGGCACATTACGGCAACAACCGCGAAGTGCTGGGCATCAACAACATCGAACTGATCACCGACCGCTCGCTGGAGATCAACCTGCGGGAAATCACTCAGGTGAAAAAGGACTGGCCGGATCGCGCGCTGATCGTGTCGCTGATGGTGCCCTGCGTCGAAGAGTCGTGGAAACACATCCTGCCACTGGTGGAAGCCACCGGCGCCGACGGCATCGAGCTGAACTTCGGTTGCCCCCACGGCATGCCCGAACGCGGGATGGGCGCGGCGGTCGGTCAGGTGCCGGAGTACGTCGAGCAAGTCACGCGCTGGTGCAAGACCTATTGCTCGCTGCCGGTGATCGTCAAACTCACACCGAACATCACCGACATCCGCGTCGCCGCCCGCGCCGCACACCGGGGTGGTGCCGATGCGGTGTCGCTGATCAACACCATCAACTCGATTACCAGCGTCGATCTGGAACACATGGTCGCCCTGCCCACCGTCGGCAGCAAAAGCACCCACGGCGGTTATTGCGGCTCGGCGGTCAAACCGATCGCGCTGAATATGGTCGCGGAAATCGCCCGTGATCCGCAGACCCAGGGCCTGCCGATCTGCGGCATCGGCGGCATCGGCAGTTGGCGCGATGCGGCGGAGTTCATCGCACTGGGCAGCGGCGCGGTGCAGGTGTGCACGGCGGCGATGCTGCATGGTTTCCGGATTGTCGATGAGATGAAAGACGGCTTGTCGCGCTGGATGGACAGTCAGGGTTACGCCAGCATCGCCGAGTTTTCCGGGCGCGCGGTAGGCAATACCACGGACTGGAAGTACCTGGACATCAATTATCAGGTGATTGCGAAGATCGACCAGCAAGCGTGCATCGGTTGCGGGCGTTGCCACATTGCCTGCGAGGACACTTCACACCAGGCGATCAGCAGCCTGAAACAGGCCGATGGCACGCACAAATATGAAGTGATCGATGATGAGTGTGTGGGGTGCAATCTGTGCCAGATCACCTGCCCGGTGGCGGACTGTATCGAGATGGTGCCGATGGAAACGGGCAAGCCGTTTCTGGACTGGAATCATGATCCGAGAAATCCCTACCATGTAAGTGCCTGA